A genomic window from Nicotiana sylvestris chromosome 11, ASM39365v2, whole genome shotgun sequence includes:
- the LOC104247387 gene encoding uncharacterized protein isoform X2, giving the protein MLEDKIDGNEVDQWREISGTLQQKSMECSIKSKSSLRARYSYGIIFLITNLIAWFVRDYGERALPLLRYSKACGIGGSECSHTMGVLRVSLGCFIFFLVMFLTTCFTSKLCEVRNGWHSGLWILKFVMLITFMMIPFFIPSDYIQLYGEFTRVGAGVFLVLQLISVIEFITWWNNYWMPDGRKKQSCSLGLFMSTICYIASICGILVMYVASKTSCSLNIFFISWTAILLVVMMVVSLHSKIVDGRLIFVEVADNTQATENKTSRK; this is encoded by the exons ATGTTAGAGGACAAAATAGATGGCAATGAGGTAGATCAATGGAGAGAAATTTCTGGGACATTACAACAGAAGAGTATGGAATGTTCTATTAAAAGCAAGAGTTCATTGCGAGCTCGTTATTCCTATGGAATTATATTCTTGATAACAAATCTTATAGCTTGGTTCGTACGTGATTATGGAGAAAGGGCTCTTCCTCTGCTTCGAT ATTCAAAAGCATGTGGAATTGGGGGAAGTGAATGTTCTCATACAATGGGGGTTCTTCGTGTGAGTTTAGGTTGCTTC ATTTTCTTTTTAGTAATGTTTCTTACAACATGTTTCACAAGCAAATTGTGTGAAGTTCGCAACGGATGGCACTCTGGATTGTGGATTTTGAAGTTTGTTATGCTGATAACTTTTATGATGATTCCATTTTTTATCCCCTCAGATTACATCCAGTTATATG GTGAATTCACTCGAGTTGGTGCAGG GGTTTTTCTCGTCCTCCAGCTGATAAGCGTGATCGAGTTCATTACATGGTGGAATAACTATTGGATGCCTGACGGGAGAAAGAAACAAAG CTGCTCTCTTGGCTTATTCATGTCGACAATATGTTACATCGCGTCCATTTGTGGAATTTTGGTGATGTATGTCGCGTCCAAAACATCATGCAGTCTGAACATATTCTTCATCTCCTGGACTGCAATTTTGCTGGTAGTAATGATGGTTGTATCCTTACACTCTAAG ATTGTTGATGGAAGACTGATTTTTGTGGAAGTTGCTGATAATACACAAGCTACAGAAAACAAAACATCCCGTAAATAA
- the LOC104247387 gene encoding uncharacterized protein isoform X1 encodes MLEDKIDGNEVDQWREISGTLQQKSMECSIKSKSSLRARYSYGIIFLITNLIAWFVRDYGERALPLLRYSKACGIGGSECSHTMGVLRVSLGCFIFFLVMFLTTCFTSKLCEVRNGWHSGLWILKFVMLITFMMIPFFIPSDYIQLYGEFTRVGAGVFLVLQLISVIEFITWWNNYWMPDGRKKQSCSLGLFMSTICYIASICGILVMYVASKTSCSLNIFFISWTAILLVVMMVVSLHSKVNRGLLSSGIMASYVVFLCWSAIRRLLMED; translated from the exons ATGTTAGAGGACAAAATAGATGGCAATGAGGTAGATCAATGGAGAGAAATTTCTGGGACATTACAACAGAAGAGTATGGAATGTTCTATTAAAAGCAAGAGTTCATTGCGAGCTCGTTATTCCTATGGAATTATATTCTTGATAACAAATCTTATAGCTTGGTTCGTACGTGATTATGGAGAAAGGGCTCTTCCTCTGCTTCGAT ATTCAAAAGCATGTGGAATTGGGGGAAGTGAATGTTCTCATACAATGGGGGTTCTTCGTGTGAGTTTAGGTTGCTTC ATTTTCTTTTTAGTAATGTTTCTTACAACATGTTTCACAAGCAAATTGTGTGAAGTTCGCAACGGATGGCACTCTGGATTGTGGATTTTGAAGTTTGTTATGCTGATAACTTTTATGATGATTCCATTTTTTATCCCCTCAGATTACATCCAGTTATATG GTGAATTCACTCGAGTTGGTGCAGG GGTTTTTCTCGTCCTCCAGCTGATAAGCGTGATCGAGTTCATTACATGGTGGAATAACTATTGGATGCCTGACGGGAGAAAGAAACAAAG CTGCTCTCTTGGCTTATTCATGTCGACAATATGTTACATCGCGTCCATTTGTGGAATTTTGGTGATGTATGTCGCGTCCAAAACATCATGCAGTCTGAACATATTCTTCATCTCCTGGACTGCAATTTTGCTGGTAGTAATGATGGTTGTATCCTTACACTCTAAG GTAAATAGAGGACTCTTATCTTCAGGGATTATGGCTTCGTATGTTGTCTTTCTCTGTTGGAGTGCTATTCGAAG ATTGTTGATGGAAGACTGA
- the LOC104247388 gene encoding histone H2A: MDTSGKAKKGAAGRRGGGPKKKPVTRSVRAGLQFPVGRIGRYLKKGRYAQRVGTGAPVYLAAVLEYLAAEVLELAGNAARDNKKNRIIPRHVLLAVRNDEELGKLLAGVTIAHGGVLPNINPILLPKKTGGDKAGKEPKSPSKATKSPKKA; encoded by the exons ATGGATACTAGCGGCAAAGCGAAGAAAGGTGCAGCCGGAAGAAGAGGCGGCGGTCCAAAGAAGAAGCCGGTTACCCGGTCCGTGAGAGCCGGTCTTCAGTTCCCGGTCGGTAGAATCGGTCGGTACCTGAAAAAAGGCCGTTACGCTCAACGTGTTGGTACTGGTGCTCCCGTTTACTTGGCTGCTGTTCTCGAATATCTGGCTGCTGAA GTGTTGGAGTTGGCTGGAAATGCGGCACGTGACAACAAGAAGAACAGGATTATCCCAAGGCATGTGCTTTTAGCTGTGAGGAATGATGAAGAGTTAGGGAAGTTGCTTGCTGGCGTGACAATTGCACATGGTGGTGTTCTTCCCAACATTAACCCAATTTTGTTGCCTAAGAAGACTGGAGGTGATAAGGCTGGCAAAGAACCTAAATCTCCTTCCAAAGCTACCAAATCTCCTAAGAAGGCTTAG
- the LOC104247387 gene encoding protein FATTY ACID EXPORT 2, chloroplastic-like isoform X3, which yields MGEFLAIAQSSIVLPHFRVQAWSQRQHFFAHSQPLRSLRSSLHPLNTPCTVYPNLSTRSKPSYWGVKASVVSDSTMPTTFTVDSAGPGIDILPETGGGGGDDSGSANGGGGGGGDNGGNNNNNNDGGNEGESDEGKDHSNKKKMALSMSQKLTLGYAFLVGAGGFMGYLKSGSTKSLIAGGVSASLLYSVYAMLPTQPVLASSMGFVLSAALLGVMGSRFLKSKKVFPAGVVSFVSLVMTGGYLHGILRTAH from the coding sequence ATGGGAGAATTTTTGGCCATTGCTCAATCCTCCATAGTGCTGCCTCACTTTCGCGTCCAAGCTTGGAGTCAAAGGCAGCATTTCTTTGCTCATAGTCAGCCATTGAGGTCACTTCGTTCATCTCTACATCCATTGAATACCCCTTGCACGGTGTACCCAAACTTGTCCACTCGATCAAAGCCTTCCTACTGGGGAGTCAAAGCCAGTGTTGTCTCTGATTCTACAATGCCAACCACCTTCACTGTTGATTCAGCAGGGCCAGGAATTGATATTCTGCCAGAGACAGGTGGTGGTGGTGGAGATGATTCTGGGAGTGCAAATGGCGGTGGTGGTGGTGGGGGAGATAATGGtggcaataataataataataatgatggTGGCAACGAGGGGGAGTCAGATGAAGGCAAGGATCATAGCAATAAAAAGAAAATGGCCCTTTCTATGTCCCAAAAATTGACATTGGGCTATGCTTTCTTGGTTGGAGCTGGTGGTTTTATGGGTTATCTGAAAAGTGGCAGCACGAAGTCCCTAATTGCAGGTGGAGTTTCTGCCTCCCTTTTGTACTCTGTTTATGCTATGCTTCCAACACAACCTGTTTTGGCATCATCAATGGGTTTCGTCCTCTCGGCTGCACTTCTGGGAGTAATGGGATCTCGGTTTCTGAAGTCAAAGAAGGTTTTTCCAGCTGGTGTTGTCTCCTTTGTGTCTCTTGTTATGACTGGTGGTTATCTGCATGGAATATTGCGCACTGCACATTAG